GGGGTTTCTCTTATAGCGGTGGTCACGTCCTACACTTAGCAGCATTCGATCGGCGCGTGAAAGCGATCGTGGCCCAAATGCCTACAGTGAACGCATTTCTCAATTCTCGCCGTTTGGTCTCCCCACTGGCACTCCATGAACTCACAAAGTTGCTTTCAGAAGATCGGATCAAACGGTATCAAACCGGAGAAGTGAGCTACTTCCCCTTGGTTGCCCCGCCCGGTCAACCCTCCTTCCTAGCGACACCCGATGCCTTTACTTGGATTGAATTAGCGAAGGATGCCAGCGAAGGTAGATGGGAGAATCGGCTCACCTTTGAATCGATTGAACATTGTCTCTACTACGAAGCGATTCCGCACCCTGAAGCCATCTTTCCCACCCCGGTATGTCTAATTGTAGGCGAGCAAGATTTCCTGGCCTCTCCCAGCTTAGCCGCCACTGTCTATGCAGACGCGATCGAACCAAAGTCTTTCACAGTCTTGAAAGGTGGACACTTTGACGGCTTCCAGGGAGAGGGCTTTGCGATCGCCAGCACAACCGCCTTGAGATGGTTCGAGAAATATTTACAGAACAAAACCAACTAGAGCTATGCAAAGCCATTACCAGTAATCGAGAAGAAGAATGTCATGACTCAATATGATTACATTGTGATTGGTGCAGGCTCAGCAGGCTGCGTCGTCGCCAACCGTCTGAGCGAAGACAGTGACACAACGGTGCTACTTCTCGAAGCAGGCAACCCAGACACAAAACCAGAGATTCACATCCCAGCGCAATGCCTCAGTCTACTAGGCTCTGAGGTGGACTGGGCATATTTCTCCGAACCAGAACCTTACCTGAATCACCGCAAAATCTTTTGTCCTCGTGGCAAAGTCTTGGGGGGCAGCAGTTCGATTAACATCATGATTTATTTGCGGGGCAATCCTCACGATTATGACCACTGGCACTCGTTAGGTAATCCTGGTTGGAGCTACCCAGATGTCCTGCCCTACTTCAAGAAATCGGAGCATCAACAGCGAGGCGCGTCCGAATTTCATGGGGTTGATGGAGAGTTAAGCGTGAGCGATCCGATTGCGCCTGCTGTGCTATCCCAACGCTTTGTAGACGCAGCGGTGGCAGTCGGATATGACCACAATCCTGATGTTAATGGAAAGCAGCAGGAAGGGGCAGGACTCTATCAGTTGACCATCAAGGATGGTAAGCGACACAGTGCTGCTGCGGCCTTCCTTGTACCCATTCTCCAGCGTCCCAATTTGACTGTAACGACAGGAGCGTTGGTCACTCGATTGTTGTCTGAGGACACCCGTACCGTTGGGGTGGAATACCTGCACGAGGGCACACTGCACCAAGTCAGGGTCAACCAGGAGGTGATTTTAAGTGCGGGCGCGTTCGATTCACCTAAACTGCTTATGCTTTCTGGCATTGGGGATGCAGAACACCTGAAAGCCTTGGGAATTCCAGTAGTGGCTGATTTGCCGGGTGTTGGTCAAAACCTCCAAGACCACCCTGTCGTGTCCGTGGCGCACGAGGCAATTCAAGATTTACACACAGCAAGCACCAGTAGTGTCGCTGAAGCGGGCTTGTTTTTGCGTACTGAGGGGAATCTGGATGCTGCACCCGATTTACAGTTTCTCTTCGGTCCCGTTGTGTTAGTACCACCTGGCTATGTCCACTCTGGCTTAGGATTCACAAGTTTCGTCTGTTTGACTCATCCCCAAAACATTGGCAGCGTCAGCTTGCATTCCGCCGACCCCAAAGACGCACCGATGTTTAGGATGAACTTTCTCCAAAGTGAAGCCGATGTGCAAAAGCTCGTTGTCGGAATTAAATTACTCCGTAACTTGTTCGGTGCAAGTGTGTTGGATGAGTTTCGCGGTAAGGAAATCGCTCCGGGTGCCGATAAGCAGAGTGATGCAGCCCTCGTTGCTTACGTCCGGGAAACTTGCAGTACCGTGTGGCATCCAGTCGGCACTTGCAAAATGGGCACTGACCCTATGGCAGTTGTAGACCCCGAACTGCGGGTACATGGAATTAAGGGGTTGCGGGTCGTGGATGCTTCTATTATGCCAACCATCACCACAGGCAATACGAACGCACCTACCATCATGATTGGTGAAAAAGCCGCCGACTTAATTAAAGCCGCAGGTTGTGTTTCACAGCAAATTCCTTCACAGCACCGATAGCAGAACTGATTGGAGTTTCACTGACCAGTAAAGCGATCGCAATCATCCTGTTTAAGGATCACATCATCTTTCTTTACAAGATCGTACGACTAACTGTGTTACTAAGTAAGCATGATTAAACATGCTTCCAATTCATTCATACACATACATAGCAAAATCCTATGCAT
This Trichocoleus desertorum ATA4-8-CV12 DNA region includes the following protein-coding sequences:
- a CDS encoding alpha/beta fold hydrolase — translated: MQIRSTSFESKGLKCAVTFYTPDQAASGDRCPAIVMAHGIGLTKEMGLPQFAECFVQAGFVVTLFDYRYMGASEGEPRGQMLPTEQHEDYRNAITWTQLQCEVDPERIGLWGFSYSGGHVLHLAAFDRRVKAIVAQMPTVNAFLNSRRLVSPLALHELTKLLSEDRIKRYQTGEVSYFPLVAPPGQPSFLATPDAFTWIELAKDASEGRWENRLTFESIEHCLYYEAIPHPEAIFPTPVCLIVGEQDFLASPSLAATVYADAIEPKSFTVLKGGHFDGFQGEGFAIASTTALRWFEKYLQNKTN
- a CDS encoding GMC family oxidoreductase N-terminal domain-containing protein, whose product is MTQYDYIVIGAGSAGCVVANRLSEDSDTTVLLLEAGNPDTKPEIHIPAQCLSLLGSEVDWAYFSEPEPYLNHRKIFCPRGKVLGGSSSINIMIYLRGNPHDYDHWHSLGNPGWSYPDVLPYFKKSEHQQRGASEFHGVDGELSVSDPIAPAVLSQRFVDAAVAVGYDHNPDVNGKQQEGAGLYQLTIKDGKRHSAAAAFLVPILQRPNLTVTTGALVTRLLSEDTRTVGVEYLHEGTLHQVRVNQEVILSAGAFDSPKLLMLSGIGDAEHLKALGIPVVADLPGVGQNLQDHPVVSVAHEAIQDLHTASTSSVAEAGLFLRTEGNLDAAPDLQFLFGPVVLVPPGYVHSGLGFTSFVCLTHPQNIGSVSLHSADPKDAPMFRMNFLQSEADVQKLVVGIKLLRNLFGASVLDEFRGKEIAPGADKQSDAALVAYVRETCSTVWHPVGTCKMGTDPMAVVDPELRVHGIKGLRVVDASIMPTITTGNTNAPTIMIGEKAADLIKAAGCVSQQIPSQHR